AGATTCGTTTCCGGTAAGCGCTTCCATATCATAATCTTGAGCATTATCCTACATTTGGTCAAAGGAGGCACAAGTTAGTGATTAAGAGAGCAAGGTTTGGAACAAGATAAATGGTATAGATTTAGTAATAAGATCAGCTGACAAACCTTTGCATCAAGTTGGAGCCTTTTATTAGCCTCTGATATGACTCCCAAAAAACCTTTAACTTTTCCCAAAACTGAAAAATGAGAGAGACAGATTATCGGACACTATCAAATACCTACAAAATGTATATGACTCTACATACCTGAGAAAATTCCTTGACATAAACTTGATAAAGATATTCCAAGCTCTAGAAACAACTTTGATAAAGATATTCCAAGTTCCAGAAACAACTTTGGAAACAAAAAGATTCTCTAGTAAGGGTTTCTGAAACTCTTTAATACAACAatttacagaaaaataattttgaaatgtcTTTCTCCTTTGAGAATTTCATAATTCATCACTCAAACAAGATCTTTGCAATAATCTAACTATGGAAACAGAGTGCACATGAACCAATTTCACAGAGAAGCAACACCCATGACAAATTATCAACCAGAAGCCAGTATTTTGAAGGCAGAGTACTTCCAGAACACATAGAAATTCAGAATACCTTGGCTTCTAGGAACTGGTCCGTAGCTGGGCATTTTACCGGGGTTTGGTTTCTTTAACTCAGCGTTCGTGTCTTTCTTGCTACAAACAAGAAGTGCAGATTCTGCAAATATAAACACAACCGTTGAACAACAGAGCTTGCAGGATACACATATATAGGAAAAGAGAGTACAAACGTGTACCTATAGCTGAAGCAGAAGAATCCTTGTGCTCTAAGTGCAAAAGATCTTTACTTGTAACCCCCATCCCtttcttcctttcttttttctttctctccctGTACATAAAGAAGCACAGGCTACTTAGGTTTTCAGAGACAAGAAAATTCTAGACATAACCACCAAAAGCTAAGGGTTCGTTTGGtattgtttctaaatttgtattttttgagaataaaaataaaaataatgtctTGCAGTTGttggattttgaatttaaatatgtatcTGGTATTATTTTCTGtatcatatattataaaataaaaaataataatatgtatttGGTAGACAcagttaaaaatgataaaacagaAAATATGAGCACTAGCGGGAAAATTACATTACACTTTCAAACTATCGACGTATTAACACTAACAAATCCATTGTATTATAATCCATTAATCAAACCCAAAACCCAATCAGCAACTCACATAACAAAGATTCCCAAGCAAATTAAAACCCAATGAATGCCAAATTCGATTGTACGCAAGCAAATTAAAACCCAATCAGCAACTCACATAACAAAGATGGAGCTGAGAGAGCAAAAGCAGTCAAGGTAGTTGGATGGAGCAGCAGTGGTTGCAGCGAGATGGCGGCTGGGCAAGTGACAGATCCGGGAGAGCAAAGACGGAGCAGCAGCGGCTGGGCTGAGACGAGAGAGAAAGCTGTTGCAACTGAGAAAGTGCAGATTTGCTGCAGATTTGAGAGTGCAGATTTGCTGGGCAGTGGATGAAGAGAAGGGGAGGTCTGCTCGTACCCTACGCCTGGATTGGGAACTCAGCCAAGCAGCGCCCGGAGGTCTGCTCGTACCCGTTTGCGGTTCCCGGTTACATGGGCGGCGGGGGACCCGCCGCGCTGAAGCCACCGAACGGGAACGTGGGCGTTGATGGGATGATCAGTGTGATAGCCCACGAGCTCGCGGAGCTGTCGACGAATCCGCTGGTGAATGCGTGGTACGCCGGGGAGGACCCGACGGAGATCGGGGACTTGTGTGAAGGGTTGTACGGGAGCGGGGCGGAGGAGGGTATATTGGTCAAGTGATGAGGGATAACAAAGGAAGGACCTTTAACATGAACGGGAGGAGAGGCAGGAGGTTTATGGTTCAGTGGGTTTGGAGTCCCGTTCTGAAAGCTTGTGCCGGCCCTAATGCActtgattgattatttatttcccAGAcctcaaaacaagaaaataattcaatagcTTGATTGAATTGTGAATCTTGAATTTGGTTggaggtggaggtggaggtggTCAGTGATGggagtttctttttcttttctttttttctttttcaatggttaagttttataatatatagatTTGTAAAGAGATCTTGATTTATTAgtgtttaattatatatatgttctaATTTTGGTGAAGTAATCTCATCGATCAAGCAACAATTAAAGATTCGTTCAATAATCCAAGTTTAttaagaattatatatatccGATCTTACCCCTGTGTCGAAAATTCGATTTGAGAGTGCAGATTTGCTGCAACTGGATCAAGAAAGGTGAGGGGAAAGAGAGAACGGCAGTGAAGAGAAAAGGAGGAGGAGGGTCacgattttcttttattttttaattcatttttaggTTTAGTTTGTAATATTTGCAGAAATGTTTAAGTTGTTTTCAgttgattaattataataatcaatccggattttttgttttgtaatttgttttttaaaattaactcACCAAACATGTATTATATGTAGGGGTAGGCATCAACCCATCCAACAAGTGAACGTGGCCTAACCcgtatgattttttattagattaggttgggttgataaaataaacagGTTGTGTTAgattattaacttattaaattttcaatccgcAAATATTACAggttgggttgggttaaaaatttttaacccaacccaacccgtcaacctgtatatatatatatatatatataaattattatatgaattttgatattttatataaaaattaaaaaaatataaatataaaaactttgaaatattggatttgttttaagaattttaatatttacattttttttgtttatctaatttatttatttatttttgttcactatttaattagactataataataatttttttcaaaaactcaaTCCAATCAACCTAACCCAACCGGTCAACcttatgtatataaaaattattatataaattttgatatttcatataaaaattaaaaaaatataaatataaaaactttgaaatgttgGATTTGttctaaagattttaatatttatattttttagtttttttaatttatttatttatttttgttaactatttaattatactataaaaataatttttttttaaactctaACCCAATCAACCCAACCCACAAAACTGCGGGTTGGATCGAGTTGGGTTGAGATATGTAATGGGTTGggtttagttgaaaattttcaactcGTTCTATATGTGCATTGGATCAGGTTGATACTCAATTCAACtcgtgcccacccctaattatatgtgtattaatgaaaacaaaaatgaaaacgcAGCTTGGAAAAAGGTACTAAACGGgccctaaaattttaaaaccaaacaaaattctaacagaaaaatataacaaacCCATGTTCACAAATTAGTTTATGAGTGTCAGCCTTTATCTCAcccgaaaaagaaaaggtaataGTAAAGTCATTCTCTAAAAGTTCATAAACCAACgataaacaaatagaaataagtttAATTTCGATAGGAAACTGTAAAATTAAAGGACTTACAGGAACTGAGACTTTTAGTTGTGAGCTATGAATTTTGCTTCAATGAGTAGATTGAATGAAGAATACGAAGGAAACGGAAATAACGGCAGCAAGCAAAACCCTCGGGATTACTCAAAGGGCCGGCTAGATCTAGTTGGGCCGAGCCCGATTACTTTCTAGACCAAAacccatttaaaataataatgtaattcacaaaaaaaaaaattatttataattaaaaataaattaaagaatcgACTACTGGAACCCCTTCAAATCCCTTGTAAAACCCATTTTTAAagttactctttttttttttgttaacaaaGTTACCccattaaaagtttttaaaaataccctCCACCTCATTCTTAGTAATGCCAAAAGAAAC
This window of the Citrus sinensis cultivar Valencia sweet orange chromosome 8, DVS_A1.0, whole genome shotgun sequence genome carries:
- the LOC127899220 gene encoding uncharacterized protein LOC127899220: MERKKKERKKGMGVTSKDLLHLEHKDSSASAIESALLVCSKKDTNAELKKPNPGKMPSYGPVPRSQVLGKVKGFLGVISEANKRLQLDAKDNAQDYDMEALTGNESEVIEMDLMLGIADLHTPEAVSAAESAIAGNQPAIPLPASSSETETENSSDDSDDDVEDNKTLDPMNLKRSETNKDDSLSESAGNKKSKKRPKIVELS